The following are encoded in a window of Balaenoptera ricei isolate mBalRic1 chromosome 1, mBalRic1.hap2, whole genome shotgun sequence genomic DNA:
- the USP21 gene encoding ubiquitin carboxyl-terminal hydrolase 21 isoform X2: protein MPQASEHRLGRTREPPLNVQHRVGSKLPFAPRARSKERRNPAPGPNPMLRPLPPRPAPPEERLKKLELGRGRTSGPRPRGPLRADHGVPLPGSPPPTVALPLPSRTNLARSKSAHHTLLLGSGHVGLRNLGNTCFLNAVLQCLSSTRPLRDFCLRRDFRQEVPGGGRAQELTEAFADVIGALWHPDSCEAVNPTRFRAVFQKYVPSFSGYSQQDAQEFLKLLMERLHLEINRRGRRAPPVLANSPAPSQPRRGGALLEEPELSDDDRANLMWKRYLEREDSKIVDLFVGQLKSCLKCQACGYRSTTFEVFCDLSLPIPKKGFAGGKVSLRDCFSLFTKEEELESENAPVCDQCRQKTRSTKKLTVQRFPRILVLHLNRFSASRGSIKKSSVGVDFPLQRLSLGDFASDKAGSPVYQLYALCNHSGSVHYGHYTALCRCQTGWHVYNDSRVSPVSENQVASSEGYVLFYQLMQEPPRCL from the exons ATGCCCCAGGCTTCTGAGCACCGCCTGGGACGGACCCGAGAGCCACCTCTTAATGTCCAGCACCGAGTGGGATCCAAGCTACCATTTGCTCCCAGGGCCCGGAGCAAGGAGCGCCGAAACCCAGCCCCTGGGCCGAACCCTATGTTACGACCTCTGCCTCCTAGGCCAGCTCCCCCTGAGGAACGGCTCAAGAAACTGGAGCTGGGACGGGGACGGACCTCAGGCCCTCGTCCCAGAGGCCCGCTTCGGGCAGATCATGGAGTTCCCCTGCCTGGCTCACCACCCCCAACTGTGGCTCTGCCTCTCCCATCAAGGACCAACCTAGCCCGTTCCAAGTCT GCTCATCACACACTGCTTCTGGGCTCTGGTCATGTTGGCCTCCGAAACCTGGGGAACACG TGCTTCCTGAATGCTGTGCTACAGTGTTTGAGCAGCACTCGGCCTCTTCGGGACTTCTGTCTGCGAAGGGACTTCCGGCAAGAGGTGCCCGGAGGGGGCCGAGCCCAAGAGCTCACTGAAG cctttgcagatgtgattggtGCCCTGTGGCACCCTGACTCCTGCGAAGCTGTGAATCCTACTCGATTCCGAGCTGTCTTCCAGAAATACgttccttccttctctggatACAG CCAGCAGGATGCCCAAGAGTTTCTGAAGCTCCTCATGGAGCGGCTACACCTCGAAATCAACCGACGAGGACGCCGGGCTCCGCCAGTCCTGGCCAATAGTCCAGCTCCCTCCCAACCCCGCCGTGGAGGGGCTCTGCTAGAAGAACCTGAGTTAAG CGATGACGACCGAGCCAACCTAATGTGGAAGCGTTACCTGGAGCGAGAGGACAGCAAGATTGTGG ACCTGTTTGTGGGCCAGTTGAAAAGTTGTCTCAAGTGCCAGGCCTGTGGGTATCGCTCCACGACCTTCGAGGTTTTTTGTGACCTGTCCCTGCCCATCCCCAAG AAAGGATTTGCCGGGGGCAAGGTGTCTCTGCGGGATTGTTTCAGCCTTTTCACCAAGGAAGAAGAGCTAGAATCGGAGAATGCCCCA GTGTGTGACCAATGTCGGCAGAAAACACGAAGTACCAAAAAGTTGACAGTACAAAGATTCCCCCGAATCCTCGTGCTCC ATCTTAATCGATTTTCCGCCTCCCGAGGCTCCATCAAGAAAAGTTCAGTAGGTGTAGACTTCCCGCTGCAGCGACTGAGCCTAGGGgactttgccagtgacaaagccg GAAGCCCCGTATATCAGCTGTATGCCCTTTGCAACCACTCGGGCAGTGTCCACTATGGCCACTACACAGCCCTGTGCCGGTGCCAGACTGGTTGGCATGTCTACAATGACTCTCG TGTCTCCCCTGTCAGTGAAAACCAGGTGGCATCCAGTGAGGGCTACGTGCTGTTCTACCAACTGATGCAGGAGCCACCCCGGTGCCTGTGA
- the UFC1 gene encoding ubiquitin-fold modifier-conjugating enzyme 1, with protein MADEATRRVVSEIPVLKTNAGPRDRELWVQRLKEEYQSLIRYVENNKNADNDWFRLESNKEGTRWFGKCWYIHDLLKYEFDIEFDIPITYPTTAPEIAVPELDGKTAKMYRGGKVCLTDHFKPLWARNVPKFGLAHLMALGLGPWLAVEIPDLIQKGVIQHKEKCSQ; from the exons ATGGCGGATGAGGCCACCCGGCGTGTCGTGTCTGAGATCCCGGTGCTGAAGACCAATGCCGGACCTCGAGATCGGGAGTTGTGGGTGCAGAGACTCAAGGAGGAATATCAGTCTCTTATCCGG TACGTGGAGAACAACAAGAATGCAGACAATGATTGGTTCCGACTGGAGTCCAACAAGGAAGGGACTCG GTGGTTTGGAAAATGCTGGTACATCCATGACCTCCTCAAATATGAGTTTGACATCGAGTTTGAC ATTCCTATCACATATCCCACTACTGCTCCAGAAATCGCAGTCCCTGAACTGGATGGAAAAACAGCAAAGATGTACAG GGGTGGCAAAGTATGCCTGACTGATCACTTTAAGCCTTTGTGGGCCAGGAATGTGCCTAAGTTTGGACTAGCTCATCTCATGGCTCTGGGG CTGGGTCCATGGCTGGCAGTGGAAATCCCCGATCTGATTCAGAAGGGAGTGATTCAGCATAAAGAGAAATGCAGCCAATGA
- the USP21 gene encoding ubiquitin carboxyl-terminal hydrolase 21 isoform X1 yields the protein MPQASEHRLGRTREPPLNVQHRVGSKLPFAPRARSKERRNPAPGPNPMLRPLPPRPAPPEERLKKLELGRGRTSGPRPRGPLRADHGVPLPGSPPPTVALPLPSRTNLARSKSVSSGDLRPMGIALGGHRGTGELGAALSRLALRPEPPTLRRSTSLRRLGGFPGPPTLLSIRTEPPTSHGSFHVISARPSEPFYSNDKMAHHTLLLGSGHVGLRNLGNTCFLNAVLQCLSSTRPLRDFCLRRDFRQEVPGGGRAQELTEAFADVIGALWHPDSCEAVNPTRFRAVFQKYVPSFSGYSQQDAQEFLKLLMERLHLEINRRGRRAPPVLANSPAPSQPRRGGALLEEPELSDDDRANLMWKRYLEREDSKIVDLFVGQLKSCLKCQACGYRSTTFEVFCDLSLPIPKKGFAGGKVSLRDCFSLFTKEEELESENAPVCDQCRQKTRSTKKLTVQRFPRILVLHLNRFSASRGSIKKSSVGVDFPLQRLSLGDFASDKAGSPVYQLYALCNHSGSVHYGHYTALCRCQTGWHVYNDSRVSPVSENQVASSEGYVLFYQLMQEPPRCL from the exons ATGCCCCAGGCTTCTGAGCACCGCCTGGGACGGACCCGAGAGCCACCTCTTAATGTCCAGCACCGAGTGGGATCCAAGCTACCATTTGCTCCCAGGGCCCGGAGCAAGGAGCGCCGAAACCCAGCCCCTGGGCCGAACCCTATGTTACGACCTCTGCCTCCTAGGCCAGCTCCCCCTGAGGAACGGCTCAAGAAACTGGAGCTGGGACGGGGACGGACCTCAGGCCCTCGTCCCAGAGGCCCGCTTCGGGCAGATCATGGAGTTCCCCTGCCTGGCTCACCACCCCCAACTGTGGCTCTGCCTCTCCCATCAAGGACCAACCTAGCCCGTTCCAAGTCTGTGAGCAGTGGGGACTTGCGTCCAATGGGGATTGCCTTGGGAGGGCACCGTGGCACTGGAGAGCTAGGGGCTGCACTGAGCCGCTTGGCTCTCCGGCCTGAGCCCCCCACTTTGAGACGTAGCACCTCTCTCCGCCGCCTTGGGGGCTTTCCTGGGCCACCCACCTTGCTCAGCATACGGACAGAGCCCCCTACTTCCCATGGCTCCTTCCACGTGATATCTGCCCGGCCCTCTGAACCTTTCTACTCCAATGACAAGATG GCTCATCACACACTGCTTCTGGGCTCTGGTCATGTTGGCCTCCGAAACCTGGGGAACACG TGCTTCCTGAATGCTGTGCTACAGTGTTTGAGCAGCACTCGGCCTCTTCGGGACTTCTGTCTGCGAAGGGACTTCCGGCAAGAGGTGCCCGGAGGGGGCCGAGCCCAAGAGCTCACTGAAG cctttgcagatgtgattggtGCCCTGTGGCACCCTGACTCCTGCGAAGCTGTGAATCCTACTCGATTCCGAGCTGTCTTCCAGAAATACgttccttccttctctggatACAG CCAGCAGGATGCCCAAGAGTTTCTGAAGCTCCTCATGGAGCGGCTACACCTCGAAATCAACCGACGAGGACGCCGGGCTCCGCCAGTCCTGGCCAATAGTCCAGCTCCCTCCCAACCCCGCCGTGGAGGGGCTCTGCTAGAAGAACCTGAGTTAAG CGATGACGACCGAGCCAACCTAATGTGGAAGCGTTACCTGGAGCGAGAGGACAGCAAGATTGTGG ACCTGTTTGTGGGCCAGTTGAAAAGTTGTCTCAAGTGCCAGGCCTGTGGGTATCGCTCCACGACCTTCGAGGTTTTTTGTGACCTGTCCCTGCCCATCCCCAAG AAAGGATTTGCCGGGGGCAAGGTGTCTCTGCGGGATTGTTTCAGCCTTTTCACCAAGGAAGAAGAGCTAGAATCGGAGAATGCCCCA GTGTGTGACCAATGTCGGCAGAAAACACGAAGTACCAAAAAGTTGACAGTACAAAGATTCCCCCGAATCCTCGTGCTCC ATCTTAATCGATTTTCCGCCTCCCGAGGCTCCATCAAGAAAAGTTCAGTAGGTGTAGACTTCCCGCTGCAGCGACTGAGCCTAGGGgactttgccagtgacaaagccg GAAGCCCCGTATATCAGCTGTATGCCCTTTGCAACCACTCGGGCAGTGTCCACTATGGCCACTACACAGCCCTGTGCCGGTGCCAGACTGGTTGGCATGTCTACAATGACTCTCG TGTCTCCCCTGTCAGTGAAAACCAGGTGGCATCCAGTGAGGGCTACGTGCTGTTCTACCAACTGATGCAGGAGCCACCCCGGTGCCTGTGA